GTGAATACCGTCAAGTGGCTGGATGAACAACATTTACTTTCGGGCGGCGATGATGGCAACGCCGTTTTATGGCAATTGGATGACACCGGTGCTAAGAAGCGCATTGTGCTCAAGGGACACTCAAGTGGCGTCAATGCTGTAGATGGCGTACGATTATCAACGGAGCTTTGGTTACTGGCTACTGCAGCCGCTGATAACAGCATTAAACTGTGGCACCTGCAACAGAACGATGAGATCAGCTGCATTCAAACTGTGGAGCTGAATGGAGGCTTCGTTTTCTCGTTGCGCCTCACATTGTTGCCCCACAGTGATAAGGCGCTATTAGCAACAAGTGGGGATGACGAGACCGTGTCTCTGTGGGTGCAACATCCAAGTGATGCGTTTGAAAAGGTACATACATTGAGCGGTCACGAGGATTGGGTGCGTGGCCTCGATTTTGTCCAGGATGGCGATGATTTGTTGCTAGCCAGTGGATCGCAGGATAACTTTATACGTCTGTGGCGCATTGCGCCACGTACAGAGCAACAGGTGCGTGAGAATGTTGTCGACATTCTCAATTTTAACGAAACAGACACTGGAGAAATCCGTGTCGAGGAGAAGATTATTCAACTGAGTCAAGAATCGTGGTATGGAATCACGCTGGAATCTGTGCTCTATGGCCACGAAGGTTGGGTCTATGGCGTTCACTGGCACAAGAACGTCAATAATGGTAAGCAGCGTAAAATATATCCTATGacacaattataattttaactCTTTTATATTCAGAACTTCGACTACTCTCAGCATGCATTGATAAAACGCTGATCATTTGGGCGCCCACCGAGGAGGGCGTGTGGTTGGAGCAGGTGCGCGTTGGCGAGGTTGGTGGGAATTCTATGGGTTTCTTTGGCGGCAAGTTCTCGCACGATGGTCGCTCAATTATGGGTCACAGTTATCAGGGCGGCTTTCACATCTGGAATCAGAGCGAGGAGCACGCACAACGCTGGACTTCGAATGTGATTGTCAGCGGGCATTATGGCCAGGTGCGTGACTTGGCCTGGGAACACGATGGAAGCTATCTGATGACTGTGTCGGCGGATCAAACGACACGTCTGCATGCGCCTTGGAATCGGGGTGAACAGACGCCCACCTGGCATGAGTTGGCGCGTCCTCAGGTGCATGGCTATGACATGCAAACGCTGGCGCTGCTCTCGCGGTACAGATTTGCCAGTGGCGCCGAGGAGAAGATTGTGCGCACATTCCAAGCGCCTGCGAATTTCATCGAGAACTTCAGACACATTTGTCGGCTGGAGAACGATGCGGCAGGCGATGCTCTGTTGGATTGTAAGTGATGATGACTTAAGCATACCTTCAGTTTAGTAATTTTTACGTTCTATTGTAGCTTTGCCCAAGGGCGCATCGGTGCCTTCACTGGGGTTGTCTAACAAAGCGGTCTATACAGTGGAAACACCAGAAGATAAGACTGCCAAGGCCAAGGATGAGTATCCAGACAACTATTTTGTACCCATCACGTTGCAAACGCCGCCGCAGGAAGAAACGCTGATGCAGAACACATTGTGGCCAGAGCTGCAAAAGCTCTACGGACATGGCTATGAACTCTACGCGTTGGCTGCCACACCTGATGGTACAATGTTGGCCTCCACTTGTCGCGCAAGCAATGCTGAGCATGCACAGATAATACTCTGGTAAACTACTCATAGATTTGTTGACTATTTAGAAGAAACCGAAcattgttggttttgttttgcaggAATACAGCCAACTGGAAGCAGCTGGAGAAGCTAAGTGGACATCAGTTGACGGTGACACAGCTGCGTTTCTCCCCAGATGCGCGTTACTTGCTATCGGTTTCGCGCGATCGCCGCTGGTCATTGTACGAGAGACAGCAGCTAAATGAGCCGCTCAGCAGCTATGCATTGGTAGCCAACACGGACAAGACAAATGGTGTGCATACAAGAATTATTTGGGCATGTGATTGGTCGCATGATGGCAAGTATTTTGCAACCAGCTCACGCGATGGCAAAGTGGTGCTGTGGACTAAGCacgaggagcagcagcagcagccggagAAGAGCTCACTGAATGGCTGGCAAGCGGCTGGTTTGCTGGAACTTAAAAATGAATCTATTACCGCTGTGAGCTTTGCTCAAAGCTGTCTTCCAGATAACAGCTATGTGATCGCCATTGGCATGGAGAGCGGTCTCATTAAAATCTATCAGTTCAGCGAGGGCAAGTTTCAGCTCAGTTATGATTTAAACAAAGAGTAAGTGAAGTTAATTAGTAGCAATTACGAATATCTGACTAATTAATACTTCTTTGACAGTTTGGCACATCATTTGACGGTGAAGCGTTTGCAGTTCCGGCCAGGTCAACAAACTGACAACATGCAATTGGCCAGCTGTGGAGAGGATCATTTGGTGCGCATTTATGACATTACACTGACAACGCattgaaattgtataaataggggagaaaccaaaacaaaacaaaacaaaaagtaaatgtttaattacaaTGTCTGCGAGTGTTCTTTGTCTGCAACTTATCTAATCACATATGTAATTGGCCATGTTTCGCTGTCAGGCAACTTCAGTTTTCTGGCTGTGGCGTATCTGATAACGCAACTTATCGATGCCTAATTAACCCACAGGGAAaatttgcacacacaaaaaaaaaccaacagcTTCTCTTTGCGACTATTTAAGTTGCATGGCCATCAAATTAAAGTCATAGTCTTCTTCACAGTCTACAGAGATGAAGGTCGCAATTTTGATAGCTTTGGTTGCTTTGG
This is a stretch of genomic DNA from Drosophila albomicans strain 15112-1751.03 chromosome 3, ASM965048v2, whole genome shotgun sequence. It encodes these proteins:
- the LOC117568232 gene encoding elongator complex protein 2, which produces MQITNLYTSVACNRTTECADWGPSGLIAYGGCNAVVVLNPRYNGNSAKILYTLVEHTKRVNTVKWLDEQHLLSGGDDGNAVLWQLDDTGAKKRIVLKGHSSGVNAVDGVRLSTELWLLATAAADNSIKLWHLQQNDEISCIQTVELNGGFVFSLRLTLLPHSDKALLATSGDDETVSLWVQHPSDAFEKVHTLSGHEDWVRGLDFVQDGDDLLLASGSQDNFIRLWRIAPRTEQQVRENVVDILNFNETDTGEIRVEEKIIQLSQESWYGITLESVLYGHEGWVYGVHWHKNVNNELRLLSACIDKTLIIWAPTEEGVWLEQVRVGEVGGNSMGFFGGKFSHDGRSIMGHSYQGGFHIWNQSEEHAQRWTSNVIVSGHYGQVRDLAWEHDGSYLMTVSADQTTRLHAPWNRGEQTPTWHELARPQVHGYDMQTLALLSRYRFASGAEEKIVRTFQAPANFIENFRHICRLENDAAGDALLDSLPKGASVPSLGLSNKAVYTVETPEDKTAKAKDEYPDNYFVPITLQTPPQEETLMQNTLWPELQKLYGHGYELYALAATPDGTMLASTCRASNAEHAQIILWNTANWKQLEKLSGHQLTVTQLRFSPDARYLLSVSRDRRWSLYERQQLNEPLSSYALVANTDKTNGVHTRIIWACDWSHDGKYFATSSRDGKVVLWTKHEEQQQQPEKSSLNGWQAAGLLELKNESITAVSFAQSCLPDNSYVIAIGMESGLIKIYQFSEGKFQLSYDLNKDLAHHLTVKRLQFRPGQQTDNMQLASCGEDHLVRIYDITLTTH